A window of Anaerohalosphaeraceae bacterium contains these coding sequences:
- the aroC gene encoding chorismate synthase produces the protein MRIVITGSKGVGKSTIGKLFSDKIGLPYVETDTLIEQKYLENTAVHKTCREIYREHGAEYFRNLENQAVKALAEEDWKVIVTGGATLLSAANRRALRWNSILILLTAQPQAAWERAIKNGIPPWLEGPEGRKKFEEESARRNEVLFPYADILLDTTHRNPEELAEELCQSVAQEMAVRCTNANTYGELIRVTTFGESHGPAIGAVLDGVRPGLPFNKEEIQKELNRRRPGQSDVTTPRNEADCVSVLSGVFEGKTTGAPIALVIFNKNQDSQAYEGIKDLFRPGHADFTFYKKYGIRDYRGGGRSSGRETAGRVMAGAFAKSILQKQGVRILAHTVEIAGIRAQVFEPDAIEKNPVRCADPQAAEQMAEAIRKARDDSDSVGGIIQLEICGVPPGLGDPVFAKLDARLAGALMSLGAVKAVEIGDGFALTRMRGSQANDAMGGGGFLSNHAGGITGGISTGQPILVRVGVKPTSSIARPQRTLDIQMQDRVIETHGRHDPCIVPRLVPVVESMAALVLWDAWEIQMRLNPDWAQQYGLK, from the coding sequence ATGAGAATTGTCATTACTGGCTCCAAAGGTGTCGGAAAAAGCACAATCGGCAAGCTTTTTTCGGACAAGATCGGTCTGCCGTATGTTGAGACCGACACGCTGATTGAACAAAAGTACCTTGAAAACACAGCGGTTCACAAAACCTGCCGGGAGATTTACAGGGAGCATGGGGCTGAGTACTTTCGTAATCTTGAAAATCAAGCCGTGAAGGCACTGGCCGAGGAAGACTGGAAGGTGATTGTCACGGGTGGTGCTACTCTTTTGTCAGCGGCCAATCGGCGGGCACTTCGCTGGAACTCCATTTTGATCCTTTTGACGGCTCAGCCGCAGGCAGCCTGGGAGCGGGCTATCAAAAACGGCATTCCGCCCTGGTTGGAAGGGCCGGAGGGCCGAAAAAAGTTTGAAGAAGAGTCAGCCCGCCGAAATGAGGTTCTTTTTCCTTACGCGGATATTCTTTTGGATACGACCCATCGAAATCCTGAAGAGCTGGCGGAAGAGCTCTGTCAATCTGTGGCCCAGGAAATGGCTGTTCGCTGCACGAATGCGAATACATATGGAGAGCTGATACGGGTTACGACCTTTGGGGAAAGTCACGGACCGGCTATTGGGGCTGTGCTGGACGGGGTGCGTCCGGGACTCCCCTTTAACAAAGAAGAGATTCAAAAAGAGCTGAACCGCCGTCGGCCGGGCCAAAGCGATGTGACCACTCCCCGAAATGAGGCGGATTGCGTTTCCGTGCTTTCCGGGGTTTTTGAAGGCAAAACCACGGGGGCGCCGATCGCGTTAGTGATTTTTAACAAAAATCAGGACTCGCAGGCCTATGAGGGTATTAAAGACCTCTTTCGTCCCGGACATGCCGATTTTACCTTTTATAAAAAATACGGAATTCGGGATTATCGGGGAGGCGGGCGTTCGTCCGGACGTGAAACGGCAGGGCGGGTGATGGCGGGGGCGTTTGCCAAAAGCATTCTTCAGAAGCAGGGGGTTCGGATTTTGGCCCATACCGTTGAAATTGCGGGTATCCGGGCCCAAGTATTTGAGCCTGATGCAATTGAAAAAAATCCCGTCCGCTGTGCCGACCCGCAGGCCGCTGAACAAATGGCGGAGGCAATTCGGAAAGCACGCGATGATTCAGACTCCGTCGGCGGCATTATTCAGTTGGAGATTTGCGGAGTGCCGCCGGGGCTTGGAGACCCTGTTTTTGCGAAACTGGATGCGCGGCTTGCAGGGGCCCTGATGAGTCTTGGGGCCGTCAAGGCCGTGGAAATCGGAGACGGGTTTGCTCTGACTCGGATGCGCGGCAGTCAGGCCAACGATGCCATGGGCGGCGGCGGTTTTTTAAGCAATCATGCCGGCGGAATAACGGGAGGAATTTCGACCGGACAGCCGATTCTTGTGCGTGTCGGTGTGAAACCGACCTCCTCGATAGCCCGTCCGCAGCGGACGCTCGATATTCAGATGCAGGACCGAGTGATTGAGACGCATGGTCGTCATGATCCCTGCATTGTTCCCCGGTTGGTTCCGGTGGTGGAAAGCATGGCGGCTCTGGTTCTTTGGGATGCATGGGAAATCCAAATGCGGCTCAATCCCGATTGGGCGCAGCAGTATGGTCTGAAATAA
- a CDS encoding Rrf2 family transcriptional regulator has protein sequence MRISTKTRYGTRFLIELACQYGKGPVYMKDIARSEGISEKYLSQILITLRSAGLVEGFRGTNGGYVLSRPPSEITAREIVSILEGGLSIIDCTQDDGVCPRKAQCSSQDIWAKVEQTLSQVLESITLEQLALDHQRKKQQKPMYYI, from the coding sequence ATGAGAATTTCAACCAAAACCAGATACGGAACACGCTTTTTAATCGAACTGGCCTGTCAGTACGGCAAAGGCCCTGTTTATATGAAAGACATCGCCCGTTCGGAGGGCATATCCGAAAAATACCTCAGTCAAATCCTGATTACGCTGCGGTCCGCAGGACTCGTAGAGGGATTCCGAGGAACGAACGGCGGCTATGTCCTCAGCCGACCCCCTTCTGAAATCACCGCCCGGGAAATCGTCAGTATCCTCGAAGGCGGATTATCCATCATCGACTGCACCCAAGACGATGGGGTCTGCCCACGCAAGGCACAATGCTCCAGCCAGGACATTTGGGCAAAAGTCGAACAGACCCTTTCGCAGGTGCTGGAGTCCATTACATTAGAACAGCTGGCTTTGGATCATCAGAGGAAAAAACAGCAAAAACCGATGTATTACATTTAA
- a CDS encoding homocysteine synthase, whose product MTQKPKTFHTETLAVHGGQTPDPATGARAVPIYQTTSYQFRSTEHAANLFALKEFGNIYTRLMNPTTDVLEKRMAALDGGVGALAVASGQSAITLAILNIAQAGDEIVSADNLYGGTYNLFHYTLPRMGIRVRFVPSNDLNALRKAITPKTKAVYAESIGNPKLDVADLEGIADTAHQHGIPFILDNTVSPYLLRPIDFGVDIVVYSATKFIGGHGTSLGGIIVDSGKFDWTNGKFPLIADPDPSYHNLNFVEALKPLGNIAYIIKARVTLLRDIGPAMSPFNAFLHLQGLETLHLRMPRHSENALTVAQYLQSHPAVSWVRYPGLPSSPEAERVKKYLPRGAGAIIGFGIKGGLEAGKKFIDSLQLISHLANIGDAKSLAIHPASTTHQQLTPQEQLATGVTPDFIRLSIGIENVKDILDDIEQALSRAAR is encoded by the coding sequence ATGACACAAAAGCCAAAAACCTTTCATACTGAAACATTAGCCGTACACGGCGGACAGACCCCTGACCCGGCCACCGGAGCCAGAGCCGTCCCGATTTACCAGACAACATCTTATCAGTTTCGCAGCACGGAGCACGCCGCCAACCTCTTTGCTCTCAAGGAGTTCGGAAATATTTATACCCGGCTGATGAATCCGACCACCGATGTGCTGGAAAAACGTATGGCCGCTCTGGACGGCGGGGTCGGAGCCCTTGCCGTTGCGAGCGGCCAGTCAGCGATTACATTAGCCATTCTCAATATTGCCCAGGCGGGCGATGAAATTGTTTCCGCCGACAACCTTTACGGCGGCACCTACAATCTCTTTCATTACACGCTTCCCAGAATGGGAATACGGGTTCGTTTCGTTCCTTCCAATGACCTGAACGCTCTGCGAAAGGCCATCACCCCAAAAACCAAAGCTGTTTATGCAGAAAGCATCGGAAACCCAAAACTCGATGTGGCTGATTTGGAAGGCATTGCCGACACGGCTCATCAGCACGGCATTCCGTTTATTTTAGACAACACCGTTTCACCCTATCTGCTGCGTCCAATCGATTTCGGAGTTGATATTGTTGTCTATTCCGCCACCAAATTCATCGGCGGCCACGGAACATCTTTGGGCGGAATTATTGTTGATTCAGGAAAATTTGACTGGACCAACGGAAAATTCCCCCTGATTGCCGACCCGGATCCGAGCTATCACAACCTGAACTTCGTAGAAGCCCTAAAGCCGCTTGGGAATATTGCCTATATTATCAAGGCCCGCGTGACCCTGCTGCGTGATATCGGACCGGCTATGTCACCCTTCAATGCATTTCTTCATCTGCAAGGTCTCGAAACGCTTCACTTAAGGATGCCTCGGCATTCAGAAAACGCTTTGACTGTCGCTCAATATCTTCAGAGCCACCCGGCTGTTTCCTGGGTTCGTTATCCCGGACTGCCTTCCAGCCCGGAAGCTGAACGTGTGAAAAAATATCTGCCGCGCGGAGCAGGTGCCATTATCGGGTTCGGCATCAAAGGCGGGCTGGAGGCTGGAAAAAAGTTTATCGACTCCCTCCAATTGATTTCTCATTTAGCCAATATCGGTGACGCCAAATCTCTGGCTATCCATCCTGCGTCCACCACCCACCAGCAGCTCACGCCGCAGGAACAGCTGGCTACAGGAGTTACGCCGGACTTTATACGTCTTTCCATCGGAATTGAGAACGTCAAAGACATCCTCGATGACATTGAACAAGCCCTCTCCAGGGCAGCCCGCTAA
- the nifJ gene encoding pyruvate:ferredoxin (flavodoxin) oxidoreductase produces MARKMVTIDGNTAVAHVAHATNEVIAIYPITPSSPMGEMADAKSAAGERNIWGTVPSVTEMQSEGGAAGAVHGALLTGALTTTFTASQGLLLMIPNMYKIAGELLPTVFHVSARSLACQALSIFGDHSDVMSVRQTGFALLASANVQEVMDMSLIAQQATLASRVPFLHFFDGFRTSHEVQKVEELTFDDMRAMIDEKLVAAHKARALSPDHPMISGTAQNPDVYFQGRETVNPFYLACPDIVQQTMDKFAKIVGRQYHLFDYVGAPDAEKVIVIMCSGADVVHETVDYLTSRGEKVGVLKVRLYRPFSSKHFVQALPKTVKKIAVLDRTKEPGSIGEPLYLDVRSAVGEGMSEGWAPFKDYPKIIGGRYGLGSKDFTPAMVKAVFDNLDAPQPKNHFTVGIIDDVCHTSLTVDESFDIGGKTFTGLFYGLGSDGTVGANKNSIKIIGEQTPNYAQGYFVYDSKKAGTITVSHLRFGPDPIRSPYLISRADFVACHNPSFLEKYDMLSNLKPGGTFLLTSSHGPEEVWDTLPLEVQQQIIDKKINFYVIDAIGIAEQLGLGSRINVIMQTAFFKISSVIDIQQAVKAIKDAIYKTYGKKGEKIIQMNNAAVDQALEKVYKVQVPSKATSKIRMAKMVPDDAPEFVRTVTAEILAGRGDKLPVSKMPCDGKFPTGTTQYEKRNIAVHIPVWEPELCIQCGQCSFVCPHAAIRIKAYDPACLKNAPAAFKSTDAKGKEFAGMKFTVQVAPEDCTGCEACVVTCPGIEKDANKQPTGRKAINMALQEPLRAQERENFRFFLSIPNTDPKKFKLASIKGSQLVPPLFEFSGACAGCGETANIKLISQLFGDRLYIANATGCSSIYGGNLPTTPYTKRADGRGPVWSNSLFEDNAEFGMGMRLAINKMMTHALELLDRVASAGCVSKELAESLKEGMKTQDTQEGIEAQRARVDELKAACRKSNCAECERLLTVADYLVRKSVWIVGGDGWAYDIGYGGLDHVLASGENVNVLVMDTEVYSNTGGQMSKSTPLGAVAQFAAGGKRLPKKDMGLIAMTYGNIYVASIAIGANPTQAVKAFVEAESYDGPSLILSYCHCIAHGIEDMSRGYEEQKKAVACGHWPLYRFDPRLAREGKNPLQLDSKAPTMDFAEYAKGENRFRILQKIEPQTAQRLLEEAQKHVKRKYALYEKLSQIEC; encoded by the coding sequence ATGGCACGAAAAATGGTTACCATAGACGGCAATACGGCCGTTGCCCACGTAGCCCATGCTACCAACGAAGTCATTGCAATTTACCCAATTACGCCCAGCTCCCCGATGGGCGAAATGGCCGACGCGAAAAGCGCCGCCGGCGAACGAAACATCTGGGGCACTGTTCCTTCGGTAACGGAAATGCAGTCCGAAGGCGGAGCTGCCGGTGCCGTCCATGGTGCCCTGCTCACGGGTGCTCTGACAACTACCTTTACCGCTTCGCAGGGCCTCCTGCTGATGATTCCGAATATGTATAAAATCGCCGGAGAACTCCTGCCGACTGTATTCCACGTCTCGGCCCGTTCGCTGGCCTGTCAGGCCCTCAGCATCTTCGGAGACCACTCGGACGTCATGTCCGTCCGGCAAACCGGCTTTGCTCTGCTGGCTTCCGCTAATGTGCAGGAAGTGATGGATATGTCGCTCATTGCCCAGCAGGCCACCCTGGCCAGCCGTGTGCCGTTTCTCCATTTCTTTGACGGATTCCGTACCAGCCATGAAGTGCAGAAGGTGGAAGAGCTGACCTTCGATGATATGCGGGCGATGATTGATGAAAAACTGGTGGCCGCTCACAAGGCACGGGCCTTAAGTCCGGACCATCCGATGATCAGCGGCACCGCCCAAAATCCGGATGTCTATTTCCAGGGCCGTGAAACCGTCAATCCCTTCTACCTGGCCTGCCCCGATATTGTCCAGCAGACGATGGACAAATTCGCCAAAATCGTCGGTCGGCAGTATCATCTGTTCGACTATGTCGGAGCCCCCGATGCGGAAAAAGTCATCGTGATTATGTGCTCCGGCGCCGATGTGGTGCACGAAACCGTGGACTATTTGACGTCTCGCGGGGAAAAGGTCGGCGTCCTGAAGGTCCGGCTGTATCGGCCGTTCAGCAGCAAACACTTCGTGCAGGCCCTCCCGAAAACCGTCAAAAAGATTGCAGTGCTGGACCGCACCAAAGAGCCCGGTTCCATCGGCGAACCGCTGTACCTCGATGTCCGCTCCGCTGTGGGAGAAGGAATGTCCGAAGGCTGGGCACCGTTCAAGGACTATCCGAAAATCATCGGCGGACGGTACGGCCTGGGCTCCAAGGACTTTACGCCGGCTATGGTCAAGGCCGTCTTTGACAACCTGGATGCCCCGCAGCCGAAAAATCATTTCACCGTCGGCATTATTGACGACGTCTGCCACACAAGTCTGACGGTGGATGAATCGTTTGACATCGGCGGAAAGACCTTCACAGGTCTGTTCTATGGACTCGGTTCAGACGGAACCGTCGGAGCCAACAAGAACAGCATCAAAATTATCGGCGAACAGACGCCCAACTATGCTCAGGGCTATTTCGTTTACGACTCCAAGAAGGCCGGCACCATTACCGTTTCTCACTTGCGGTTTGGTCCGGACCCGATTCGCAGTCCTTATCTGATTTCCCGGGCGGACTTCGTGGCCTGCCACAATCCGAGCTTCCTCGAAAAATACGATATGCTTTCCAACCTCAAGCCCGGCGGCACCTTCCTGCTCACCAGCAGCCATGGTCCGGAGGAAGTCTGGGATACCCTCCCCCTGGAGGTGCAGCAGCAAATCATTGACAAGAAAATCAACTTCTATGTGATTGACGCGATTGGAATCGCCGAGCAGCTGGGACTGGGAAGCCGCATCAATGTCATCATGCAGACGGCCTTCTTTAAGATCAGCAGCGTCATTGACATTCAACAGGCCGTCAAAGCCATTAAAGACGCCATTTACAAAACCTACGGCAAGAAGGGCGAAAAAATCATCCAGATGAACAACGCCGCTGTGGACCAGGCCCTTGAAAAGGTTTACAAAGTCCAGGTGCCCTCGAAAGCCACCAGCAAGATTCGAATGGCCAAAATGGTGCCGGATGACGCCCCTGAATTTGTCCGCACCGTCACGGCGGAAATCCTGGCCGGACGGGGCGACAAGCTGCCCGTCAGCAAGATGCCCTGCGATGGGAAATTCCCAACCGGCACAACTCAGTACGAAAAACGAAACATTGCCGTACATATTCCGGTCTGGGAACCTGAACTGTGCATCCAGTGCGGCCAGTGCTCGTTCGTGTGTCCTCATGCCGCAATTCGCATCAAGGCCTATGACCCGGCCTGCCTGAAGAACGCTCCGGCCGCTTTCAAGAGCACCGACGCCAAGGGCAAGGAATTCGCCGGAATGAAGTTTACGGTGCAGGTGGCTCCGGAAGACTGCACCGGATGCGAGGCCTGCGTGGTAACCTGTCCGGGTATTGAAAAAGACGCCAATAAACAGCCGACCGGACGCAAGGCCATCAATATGGCCCTCCAGGAACCGCTGCGGGCCCAGGAGCGGGAGAACTTCCGCTTCTTCCTGTCTATCCCGAACACGGACCCGAAAAAATTCAAACTGGCTTCCATCAAAGGCAGCCAGCTGGTTCCGCCGCTGTTTGAGTTCTCCGGCGCCTGCGCCGGCTGCGGTGAAACCGCCAACATCAAATTAATCAGCCAGCTGTTCGGCGACCGCCTTTACATCGCCAACGCGACGGGCTGTTCTTCGATTTACGGCGGCAATCTGCCCACCACGCCCTACACCAAACGGGCGGACGGACGCGGTCCTGTTTGGAGCAACAGTCTCTTTGAAGACAATGCGGAATTCGGGATGGGCATGCGGCTGGCCATTAACAAAATGATGACGCACGCCCTCGAACTGCTCGACCGGGTAGCCTCCGCGGGCTGCGTGAGCAAGGAACTGGCCGAAAGTCTCAAGGAAGGGATGAAAACCCAGGATACACAGGAAGGCATCGAGGCCCAGCGTGCTCGGGTCGATGAATTGAAAGCCGCCTGCCGGAAAAGCAACTGTGCCGAATGTGAGCGGCTCCTGACCGTGGCTGACTACCTGGTTCGAAAGAGCGTCTGGATTGTCGGCGGCGACGGCTGGGCCTATGATATCGGCTATGGCGGACTCGACCATGTCCTGGCCAGCGGCGAAAATGTAAACGTTCTGGTGATGGACACAGAAGTGTATTCAAATACAGGCGGCCAGATGTCCAAGTCCACTCCTCTCGGTGCTGTTGCCCAGTTTGCAGCCGGCGGCAAACGCCTGCCCAAAAAGGATATGGGGCTGATTGCCATGACATACGGCAACATCTATGTGGCCTCCATCGCTATCGGAGCCAACCCGACCCAGGCCGTCAAGGCCTTCGTGGAAGCGGAAAGCTATGACGGACCGTCCCTGATTCTGTCCTATTGCCACTGCATCGCACACGGCATCGAGGATATGAGCCGCGGCTATGAAGAGCAAAAGAAGGCCGTCGCCTGCGGACACTGGCCCTTGTACCGATTCGACCCGCGGCTGGCTCGCGAAGGAAAGAATCCGCTTCAGCTGGATTCCAAAGCCCCCACAATGGACTTTGCGGAATATGCCAAAGGGGAAAACCGCTTCCGGATCCTGCAGAAAATCGAGCCGCAGACCGCTCAGCGGCTCCTGGAGGAAGCCCAGAAGCACGTCAAACGGAAATATGCCCTTTACGAAAAGCTGTCACAAATCGAATGCTGA
- a CDS encoding polysaccharide biosynthesis/export family protein: protein MKKITFLTNLANVLVLCFLFGCYNDPLDPTQIGRFEPTPKVNVILNTLGVAEEPSPAYEGAEDPRPEDLIDFQTDYVFGPGDVVQISIFELYQEGQLFTNNYVVTETGRISIPDVGLVQAAGLTEPQLEQEIRDILSPNILKNPSVTVSLINSQKQYFSIVGQGLGTSGRFPLPRYTFRLTDAIALTGSIAEFNLSYIYVSRDVPAEQSEFLPINPIETEKPAESAPPALPPDPSGVHEKTLLEIITPAETAAKRSGILIASAEMATRDELEALAFPEGFEPPTPKSIQSEQPFQEAAPIEPEPIEWVYENGKWIPKVRSAVPLAKQTTPSPAGQPRQVPQEPLPEGFGARDIGKTKTTTRVIRIPVDRLLAGDPRYNIVIRPGDRITVPLDIIGEFWILGNVNAQGPFPLTGRPITLKQAIATAGGLNQIAYPQKVEVIRRLGKNPSGLTQEQIVLVDLKKIAKGLQPDFFIKPYDLINVGTHGSSRYLAVLRNAFRATYGFGLVYDRNFANEDFEDIWTW from the coding sequence ATGAAAAAAATAACCTTTTTAACGAACCTGGCAAACGTTCTGGTCCTTTGTTTTCTCTTCGGATGCTACAACGACCCATTAGACCCTACACAAATTGGACGCTTTGAACCGACTCCGAAGGTGAACGTCATCTTAAACACGCTGGGAGTTGCGGAAGAACCGAGTCCCGCCTATGAAGGCGCTGAGGACCCCAGACCGGAAGACCTGATTGACTTCCAGACAGACTACGTCTTTGGTCCAGGGGATGTGGTTCAAATCAGCATCTTCGAACTTTATCAGGAAGGCCAATTATTTACGAATAACTATGTCGTCACGGAAACAGGCCGCATATCGATACCGGATGTCGGCCTCGTTCAGGCGGCCGGCCTGACAGAACCTCAACTGGAACAGGAAATCCGGGATATATTGTCCCCCAATATCCTGAAAAATCCCTCTGTTACAGTCAGCTTAATCAACTCACAAAAACAGTATTTTTCCATTGTCGGACAGGGATTGGGCACGTCCGGCCGTTTTCCGCTTCCTCGTTATACCTTCCGCCTGACCGATGCAATCGCTCTGACCGGAAGCATTGCTGAATTCAACCTCAGCTACATTTATGTCTCCCGTGACGTACCGGCTGAACAGTCGGAATTTCTTCCCATTAATCCGATAGAAACTGAAAAGCCGGCGGAATCCGCCCCACCTGCTTTACCGCCGGACCCTTCCGGAGTGCATGAAAAAACGCTCCTTGAAATCATCACTCCGGCTGAAACAGCCGCAAAACGCTCCGGCATTCTGATTGCCTCCGCTGAAATGGCCACGCGGGATGAGCTGGAAGCGCTGGCTTTTCCAGAAGGCTTCGAACCGCCTACTCCCAAATCGATCCAGTCTGAGCAGCCCTTCCAGGAGGCGGCTCCCATTGAACCGGAACCGATTGAATGGGTATATGAAAACGGAAAATGGATTCCCAAAGTGCGGTCCGCCGTTCCGCTCGCCAAGCAAACGACGCCTTCGCCTGCCGGCCAGCCCAGACAAGTTCCTCAGGAACCGCTGCCGGAAGGATTCGGCGCCAGAGATATCGGGAAAACAAAAACAACGACTCGTGTTATCCGGATTCCGGTTGACCGCCTTTTGGCCGGAGACCCCCGCTATAATATTGTGATTCGTCCGGGAGACAGAATTACCGTCCCGCTGGACATCATCGGAGAATTCTGGATTTTAGGGAATGTGAATGCCCAGGGTCCCTTCCCATTGACCGGAAGACCCATCACACTCAAACAGGCTATCGCCACTGCCGGCGGACTGAACCAGATTGCTTATCCCCAGAAAGTAGAGGTAATTCGTCGTCTTGGTAAAAATCCTTCCGGTCTGACTCAGGAACAAATTGTGCTGGTGGACCTCAAAAAAATTGCCAAAGGTCTTCAGCCGGATTTCTTTATCAAACCCTATGACCTCATTAACGTAGGAACACACGGAAGCAGCCGATATCTGGCTGTGCTGCGGAATGCCTTCCGTGCTACCTACGGCTTCGGGCTTGTCTATGACAGGAATTTTGCCAACGAAGATTTTGAAGATATCTGGACCTGGTAA
- a CDS encoding exosortase/archaeosortase family protein: MSQSQSAKEVSAIASQASSPSWNQVPVGVYVQIGAVALLFYAFFYEEIHRLVWQWTDPSWSHGFLIPLFSLYLLNRRKAEVLQTPAKPSLLFGTVGLLASLLLYVLNIVVLKFGYGRPLLMLTALASIVLLLGGWPLFRHLWLPVFYLYFAIPLPADIYTRISRPLRLLASHVSTMILNLIPGLEAVAQGVTIEVEYKGVPLEPALDVAEACSGMRLLWAFVALSVLMAYLHKRPGWQKIILLLSTIPIAIICNVIRVTVTGLIYIFGDPRYAQGVYHDLLGMMMIFVAFFFYWGLAWLMENLFVDETQTAPSVIIRRQPSQSSGGEGGAS, translated from the coding sequence ATGAGCCAATCGCAGTCGGCAAAAGAAGTATCCGCCATTGCCTCACAAGCCTCCAGTCCCTCCTGGAATCAGGTTCCGGTTGGAGTGTATGTGCAGATTGGAGCGGTTGCGCTGCTGTTTTATGCGTTTTTTTATGAGGAAATCCATCGTCTGGTCTGGCAGTGGACAGACCCCAGCTGGTCGCACGGCTTTCTGATTCCCCTGTTCAGCCTTTACCTTCTGAATCGACGCAAAGCAGAGGTTCTTCAGACACCGGCAAAACCTAGTCTGCTTTTCGGGACGGTCGGACTGCTTGCCTCCCTGCTGCTGTATGTCCTGAATATAGTCGTGCTGAAATTCGGCTACGGTCGTCCTCTGCTGATGCTCACGGCCTTGGCTTCGATTGTCCTGCTGCTGGGCGGCTGGCCCCTGTTTCGGCATCTGTGGCTTCCTGTTTTTTACCTGTACTTTGCCATCCCCCTGCCGGCCGACATTTATACGCGAATCTCCAGACCCCTGCGTCTGCTTGCTTCGCATGTTTCCACGATGATTCTCAATCTGATTCCCGGTTTGGAAGCCGTCGCTCAAGGGGTCACAATTGAAGTGGAATACAAAGGCGTTCCGCTCGAACCGGCCCTGGATGTGGCAGAAGCCTGCAGCGGCATGCGTCTGCTGTGGGCTTTTGTGGCCCTGAGTGTTCTGATGGCTTATCTGCATAAACGGCCGGGCTGGCAGAAAATCATTCTTCTTCTGAGCACGATTCCGATTGCGATTATCTGCAATGTCATCCGCGTGACTGTGACAGGTTTGATTTATATCTTCGGCGACCCCCGCTATGCCCAGGGCGTTTATCACGACCTGCTTGGAATGATGATGATTTTTGTGGCCTTTTTCTTTTATTGGGGTCTTGCCTGGCTGATGGAGAATCTCTTTGTCGATGAAACCCAAACCGCCCCGTCCGTCATCATCCGAAGACAGCCCTCTCAATCCTCCGGCGGAGAAGGAGGTGCCTCGTGA